A single genomic interval of Celeribacter indicus harbors:
- a CDS encoding helix-turn-helix transcriptional regulator: MPQDPVHLPPRFLRTKDAAKFLSLSARTLEKHRTYGTGPAYRKLGGRVVYAIDDLEAWTERGAVTSTSDPRGSVLPAKRHPQLSGHRVRSYAR; the protein is encoded by the coding sequence ATGCCCCAAGACCCTGTCCATTTGCCGCCGCGCTTTCTGCGCACAAAGGATGCCGCCAAGTTCCTGAGCCTTTCGGCCCGGACCCTGGAGAAGCACCGCACCTATGGGACGGGCCCGGCCTATCGCAAGCTCGGTGGACGCGTCGTCTATGCCATCGACGATCTGGAGGCCTGGACCGAACGCGGGGCAGTGACCTCCACCTCGGATCCGCGCGGCTCGGTACTGCCCGCCAAGCGCCATCCGCAGCTGTCCGGGCACCGGGTCCGAAGCTACGCGCGCTGA
- a CDS encoding transcriptional regulator domain-containing protein, giving the protein MAWEWLRRNDDYDADFEAAASARGDLDPLTEQIRQRWGLRFPGRSYAAASRSAGSLASAGGYQCRRACRHRGGVR; this is encoded by the coding sequence ATGGCATGGGAGTGGTTGCGCCGGAATGATGACTATGACGCCGATTTTGAAGCCGCCGCCTCTGCGCGAGGAGACCTCGACCCGCTGACCGAACAGATCCGGCAGCGGTGGGGGTTGCGATTTCCCGGTCGATCCTATGCTGCCGCCTCCAGAAGCGCCGGTTCTCTGGCTTCCGCAGGTGGATACCAGTGTCGTCGTGCTTGCCGACACCGCGGCGGAGTTCGGTGA
- a CDS encoding helix-turn-helix domain-containing protein encodes MITARQSRAARALLGWTQETLADKARVSLTALKRLESENGLEVFESTRDEVRRALEAAGIVFLATDKGEGVLLLHESRSTRS; translated from the coding sequence ATGATCACCGCTCGCCAATCACGGGCCGCGCGTGCGCTCTTGGGTTGGACGCAGGAGACGCTCGCTGACAAGGCCAGAGTATCGCTGACCGCGCTCAAGCGCCTCGAATCCGAAAACGGGCTCGAGGTGTTCGAATCCACGCGTGATGAGGTGCGCCGGGCCCTTGAGGCGGCGGGGATCGTTTTTCTGGCAACCGACAAGGGCGAGGGCGTGTTGTTGCTTCACGAAAGCCGCAGCACAAGATCGTAG
- a CDS encoding single-stranded DNA-binding protein: MQNIVILAGNIGQAPETITTQGGTGITRFTLATSRPRYAEGRVVRDENGYRVQDTEWHRITCFNGLGKTVQEHCEKGMKLLVRGRIHYTKWTDAAGVDRYGCEIIAETVDFLSRAKQTENDDGKFIDDDDIPF, translated from the coding sequence ATGCAGAACATCGTCATCCTCGCCGGCAACATCGGCCAAGCCCCCGAAACCATCACCACTCAGGGCGGCACCGGCATCACCCGCTTCACCCTGGCCACCTCCCGCCCCCGTTACGCGGAAGGCCGTGTGGTCCGCGACGAGAACGGCTATCGGGTCCAGGACACCGAATGGCACCGCATCACCTGCTTCAACGGCCTCGGCAAGACGGTCCAGGAGCATTGCGAGAAGGGCATGAAGCTTCTGGTGCGCGGCCGCATCCACTACACGAAATGGACCGACGCGGCTGGCGTTGACCGCTACGGCTGCGAGATCATCGCCGAAACGGTCGATTTCCTGAGCCGGGCGAAGCAGACCGAGAACGACGATGGCAAGTTCATCGACGACGATGACATCCCGTTCTGA
- a CDS encoding replication initiator protein A, which translates to MAYPFFSLAKSRRIAPIDFVAGNVTIRVEAVPDHGMATIWDADILIWAASQIVEARDTGLRTSRLMAATPYEILRFIGRGTSMRDYQRLRAALDRLQSTTVSTTIRQPVEGRRHRFSWINEWKERSGRDGRADGIEMILPDWFYQAVLDDALVLTIDPAYFELTGGLERWLYRIVRKHGGRQRTGWRFDFRHLHQKSGSLSPFKRFSFELRDIIRRQPLPGYTLSAVTEIGGRVLLAFEPAAPCGKPVNAVVPSGTRRDVPSGTGVTCYGEPKPELTHCDQSKNRALNLESNKESNIEGRAGDVEKLIRDTARSLRISAKKGASSAEPARQPATDLAHEARIAECDAPFLPLDLPGGGR; encoded by the coding sequence ATGGCCTATCCATTCTTCTCCCTCGCCAAATCCAGGCGCATCGCGCCAATCGATTTTGTCGCCGGTAACGTGACCATCCGGGTCGAGGCGGTTCCCGATCATGGCATGGCCACGATCTGGGATGCCGATATCCTGATCTGGGCGGCGAGCCAGATTGTCGAGGCGCGCGATACCGGGCTTCGGACCTCGCGGCTCATGGCCGCCACCCCCTACGAGATTCTGCGCTTCATCGGCCGCGGCACCTCGATGCGCGATTACCAGCGCCTGAGAGCGGCGCTCGACCGCCTGCAATCCACCACGGTCAGCACCACGATCCGCCAGCCCGTGGAAGGCCGACGCCATCGCTTTTCCTGGATCAACGAATGGAAGGAGCGCAGTGGCCGCGATGGCCGCGCTGATGGCATCGAGATGATCCTGCCGGACTGGTTCTATCAGGCCGTTCTGGACGATGCCCTCGTGCTGACCATTGATCCGGCCTACTTCGAGCTGACCGGGGGCCTGGAACGCTGGCTCTACCGCATCGTACGCAAACATGGTGGTCGCCAGAGAACCGGATGGCGGTTCGATTTCCGGCATCTGCATCAGAAATCCGGCAGCCTGTCGCCGTTCAAGCGCTTTTCCTTCGAACTGCGCGACATCATCCGCCGCCAGCCGCTTCCGGGATACACCCTGTCTGCCGTCACCGAGATTGGTGGCCGCGTTCTGCTGGCTTTCGAGCCGGCTGCGCCCTGTGGAAAACCTGTGAATGCCGTCGTGCCATCGGGAACCCGGAGAGACGTGCCATCAGGAACCGGGGTGACGTGCTATGGGGAACCGAAACCGGAGTTAACCCACTGTGATCAATCGAAAAATCGCGCCCTTAACTTAGAGTCTAACAAAGAGTCTAACATTGAGGGGCGTGCGGGCGATGTGGAAAAACTCATCCGCGACACCGCCAGAAGCCTCCGGATTTCTGCAAAGAAGGGCGCATCGAGCGCAGAACCGGCCCGACAACCCGCAACCGATCTGGCCCATGAAGCGCGTATCGCCGAGTGCGACGCGCCCTTTCTGCCGCTCGATCTGCCGGGCGGGGGCCGATGA
- a CDS encoding DNA -binding domain-containing protein produces MGKALQEFLDEPPASDRLTAYDRDHMKLYMRLLDAERDGADWREAVQILFGLDPERDPAHCRSVHASHLARARWMTEEGYRQLVAESQRKTLS; encoded by the coding sequence ATGGGAAAGGCCCTGCAGGAGTTCCTGGACGAACCGCCGGCCAGTGACAGGCTCACGGCCTACGACCGGGACCACATGAAGCTCTATATGCGCCTGCTTGATGCAGAGCGGGATGGTGCTGACTGGCGCGAAGCCGTGCAGATCCTGTTCGGACTTGATCCGGAACGTGACCCTGCGCATTGCCGCTCCGTCCATGCTTCCCATCTGGCGCGCGCACGATGGATGACGGAAGAGGGCTATCGTCAGTTGGTCGCCGAGAGCCAGCGTAAGACTTTATCGTGA
- a CDS encoding DUF2840 domain-containing protein, with translation MIAIDAHMADLTRVELTWIEGRTEFWIRFGQEVASQILDRNRRHVFFRPGMVFALVRWAANDFGTMMSRLDILRAVAPGATCQTLPCVCPGGEILLKIGGWPKVEAVLRHIDGIEAGGIDLAEVDPDHWRHVGHWMSAGEVPRPYTAARHRAWLRRREIAP, from the coding sequence ATGATCGCCATCGACGCGCATATGGCCGATCTGACCCGGGTGGAGCTGACCTGGATCGAAGGCCGGACCGAATTCTGGATCCGGTTCGGCCAGGAGGTTGCATCGCAGATCCTCGACCGCAATCGCCGCCATGTCTTTTTCCGTCCCGGCATGGTCTTCGCCTTGGTTCGCTGGGCGGCGAATGACTTCGGCACGATGATGTCGCGCCTCGACATCCTGCGTGCCGTGGCACCCGGCGCAACCTGCCAGACGCTGCCCTGCGTCTGCCCCGGCGGTGAGATCCTCCTGAAGATCGGCGGCTGGCCGAAGGTCGAAGCCGTCCTGCGCCACATCGACGGGATCGAGGCCGGCGGCATCGATCTGGCCGAAGTCGATCCCGATCACTGGCGTCACGTTGGCCACTGGATGAGCGCAGGGGAAGTGCCACGTCCCTACACCGCTGCGCGCCATCGCGCATGGCTGCGGCGGCGGGAGATCGCGCCGTGA
- the parA gene encoding ParA family partition ATPase, translated as MIIALLNQKGGTGKTTLALHLAGELARDGQRVTLIDADPQGSALDWSQQRAREGHPRIFGNIGLARDTLHREAPDLARGVDHLVIDGPPRVAALMRSALLAADLVLIPVQPSPLDGWASAEMLSLLTEARIYRPHLAAKFVLNRCGARTIIARETAEMLADHDPPLLASSIGQRVVFADAAQTGRLAREIDDQSPAAREIAALAAEILRLDIRRASS; from the coding sequence ATGATCATCGCGCTCCTCAACCAGAAGGGCGGCACCGGCAAGACCACGCTGGCGCTGCACCTCGCCGGTGAACTCGCGCGGGATGGCCAGCGTGTCACCCTGATTGACGCCGATCCGCAAGGCTCCGCCCTCGACTGGTCGCAGCAACGCGCGCGAGAAGGCCACCCCCGGATCTTCGGCAACATCGGCCTGGCGCGAGATACGCTGCATCGCGAAGCCCCTGATCTGGCCCGTGGCGTCGATCATCTCGTGATCGACGGGCCACCGCGTGTCGCCGCCCTGATGCGCTCGGCGCTGCTGGCTGCCGATCTGGTGCTTATCCCGGTGCAACCGTCACCCCTCGACGGTTGGGCCTCGGCCGAGATGCTGTCTCTCCTGACGGAGGCGCGCATCTACCGGCCCCATCTCGCGGCGAAGTTCGTGCTCAACCGCTGCGGGGCGCGGACCATCATCGCCCGTGAAACGGCCGAGATGCTGGCGGACCACGATCCACCGCTGCTCGCCAGCTCCATCGGCCAGCGCGTCGTCTTCGCCGACGCCGCGCAGACCGGGCGGCTGGCCCGCGAAATCGACGACCAGTCGCCTGCTGCGCGCGAGATCGCCGCACTCGCCGCCGAGATCTTGCGCCTGGATATCCGGAGGGCTTCTTCATGA
- a CDS encoding DUF2285 domain-containing protein, whose amino-acid sequence MLPPPEAPVLWLPQVDTSVVVLADTAAEFGDNLGSAPLIGRGDLARDSIDVAFRFALGNGQALQVLDCSTSVDRVAVAIIPLSLDGFDRIEAVERLLAALHGRAIPPDTRMTRQQRARLRRMLRAFDGSRAGATQQEIAQVILNSGPLDRDEWQAASARHSVKALLRDARSMIAGGYRKLLRHRRPN is encoded by the coding sequence ATGCTGCCGCCTCCAGAAGCGCCGGTTCTCTGGCTTCCGCAGGTGGATACCAGTGTCGTCGTGCTTGCCGACACCGCGGCGGAGTTCGGTGACAATCTCGGAAGTGCGCCGCTGATCGGGCGAGGGGACCTCGCACGAGACAGTATCGATGTTGCGTTCCGTTTCGCACTCGGCAACGGACAGGCCCTCCAGGTTCTTGACTGCTCCACCAGTGTCGACAGGGTTGCCGTTGCGATCATTCCCCTCAGCCTCGACGGTTTTGACCGGATCGAGGCAGTGGAGCGGCTTCTCGCTGCCCTGCATGGGCGCGCGATTCCTCCTGACACGCGAATGACACGGCAGCAGCGCGCAAGGTTGCGGCGCATGCTGCGCGCCTTTGATGGTTCCCGCGCAGGTGCCACCCAACAGGAAATCGCACAGGTGATCCTGAATTCCGGTCCGTTGGACCGGGATGAATGGCAAGCCGCCTCGGCCCGCCACAGCGTCAAGGCGTTGCTGCGTGATGCCCGATCCATGATCGCAGGCGGATATCGAAAGCTGCTGCGTCATCGTCGCCCAAACTAG